In the Pseudoalteromonas undina genome, one interval contains:
- a CDS encoding DUF1287 domain-containing protein, whose protein sequence is MSRFFLYPLALFAFHVQASSFDDDIVNALIHRTTQPVTYDGAYHKLEYPGGDVPANIGVCTDVLIRSYRQLGIDLQKLVHEDMQDNFRVYPSKRIWGLTKPDKNIDHRRVPNLQVYFERHAKVLTKSLNAEDYKAGDIVTWMLPGNLPHIGMVVNEIAQGSGNQLIVHNIGRGPEMSDMLFAYTITGHYRFVPAEYSE, encoded by the coding sequence ATGTCACGTTTTTTTCTCTATCCACTAGCCCTATTTGCTTTTCATGTGCAGGCGAGCTCTTTTGATGATGATATCGTTAATGCATTAATCCATAGAACAACACAACCAGTAACTTACGATGGCGCCTATCATAAGCTTGAGTACCCAGGTGGTGATGTGCCCGCTAATATTGGTGTGTGTACCGATGTTTTAATTAGGTCGTACCGACAGCTTGGTATTGATTTGCAAAAATTAGTACATGAAGACATGCAGGATAATTTTCGCGTATATCCTTCCAAACGTATTTGGGGATTAACCAAGCCAGATAAAAACATTGACCATCGACGTGTACCTAACTTACAAGTTTACTTTGAGCGCCATGCAAAAGTGTTAACTAAATCGCTTAATGCAGAGGATTATAAAGCCGGTGACATAGTTACTTGGATGCTGCCAGGTAATTTACCGCATATTGGTATGGTCGTTAATGAAATAGCGCAGGGCAGCGGCAACCAGCTTATTGTGCATAATATTGGTCGTGGACCAGAAATGAGCGATATGCTTTTTGCGTATACAATTACGGGTCATTACCGATTTGTGCCTGCAGAATATTCAGAGTAA
- a CDS encoding tetratricopeptide repeat protein → MNTKVYKAVHDLAEKLMAAANKNDTKQFESLYAELKAICIENENTAKDHPVQWETLADFTEELEDAIETYEKALQKSIEINNKDHMSSVAFSMATLQLELGDKEAAIKNLQDAKVSANKIEDKELKSEIHELLESLVEEEG, encoded by the coding sequence ATGAATACTAAAGTATACAAAGCGGTTCACGATTTAGCAGAAAAGCTGATGGCAGCTGCCAATAAGAATGATACTAAACAATTCGAATCTTTATATGCAGAGCTCAAAGCAATTTGTATTGAAAACGAAAATACCGCTAAAGATCACCCTGTACAGTGGGAAACTTTAGCAGATTTTACCGAAGAGCTAGAAGACGCTATTGAGACTTATGAAAAAGCATTACAGAAGTCGATTGAAATCAATAACAAAGATCATATGTCGTCGGTTGCATTTTCTATGGCTACTTTACAGCTTGAGTTGGGTGACAAAGAAGCGGCGATTAAAAACCTACAAGATGCTAAAGTCAGTGCGAATAAAATTGAAGATAAAGAATTAAAGTCAGAGATCCATGAACTATTAGAGTCACTGGTTGAAGAAGAAGGTTAG
- a CDS encoding YkgJ family cysteine cluster protein encodes MQNCNQCGKCCTKYGAADLDTNQDEIQMWALFNPEIFQYVKNDKLWFDPTTGEQLTQCPFLELANKASPEEKDKYTCSIYHDRPQDCRHYPSLISEMINDECEMLEPVDKQNHFRAQKKLDILMIDSRS; translated from the coding sequence ATGCAAAATTGCAATCAATGCGGTAAGTGCTGCACAAAATACGGTGCGGCAGATTTAGATACTAATCAGGATGAAATTCAAATGTGGGCTTTATTCAACCCTGAAATATTTCAATACGTTAAAAACGATAAATTATGGTTTGACCCAACAACGGGTGAGCAATTAACGCAATGCCCATTTTTAGAGCTTGCCAATAAAGCATCTCCTGAAGAAAAAGATAAATATACTTGCAGTATTTATCATGACCGACCCCAAGATTGCAGGCATTATCCAAGCTTAATTTCAGAAATGATAAACGATGAATGTGAAATGCTTGAACCAGTTGATAAGCAAAATCATTTTAGAGCACAAAAAAAGTTAGACATACTGATGATAGACAGCCGCTCCTAA
- a CDS encoding TonB-dependent receptor, which yields MTKLTLISSALLSVLCSHSALAATINGTVTDTKKQPIANATIHVHGKSKSVQSNAQGQFSIDIDAKSQLHISKDNYLDSRISLENTDNTINVTLKPTSVETVVVYASALHKNSLEMISPVSVLSGDELKNKAKPTLGETLKGIPGVNASYFGPVSSSPIIRGLGGPRVKITQNGLDSSDASRIGPDHATSSDSLAAEQIEVLRGPSTLLYGSGAIGGVVNVVDNRIPTNNIDSLSGAAQYTHDTVSNANTFAAKLETGSDNFNFHFDGTKRSGDDYQTPRFNLPDEHEEGEVHVEGDEETATSVENTFIDSETVNFGTSYVGEHLTVGFSYGNIETDYGIPGHSHAHNEHDHTHEEAGEHEEHEGEEHAETPVYAHLEQDRWQGLVSYAFHDNWIESINLRVGYTDYTHSEIEDGAIGTTFSNETTEARLNVEHQLSQWHGMIGYHYSESDYDAIGEEAFTPASITTTHALYLLEERKFGDVTVELGARLEDYEIKSDVDTHQHSHDDEPASADETVNYTQSFTNLSASAGAIWEYMPSHNLAVSLSHSERAPLSAELLSNGVHIATGTYELGLGYHIEGNEAHFEPEEIKQETSTNLDISLRRFSGDFGYTVNFFYNDIKNFYYQQNTGLVFDEMDGFEPAAIGHSDAIDVYQFTSKDAELYGFEFDVHYQINPSAMVKVFGDSTRAKLKDNEGNLPRIPANKLGSELQYTLGSAQFTLTGTHYFEQNDISAYETATDGYTLIDLQANYQLDLGTVDTQLYLSVDNITDELGFVHSSFIKDTAPLPGRNFQFGVRGYF from the coding sequence ATGACTAAGCTAACACTCATATCCTCAGCACTACTGTCTGTTTTGTGTTCTCACTCTGCACTTGCAGCGACGATTAACGGCACGGTAACAGATACAAAAAAGCAACCCATTGCCAATGCCACGATTCATGTTCATGGTAAGTCAAAAAGCGTGCAAAGTAATGCACAAGGCCAGTTTAGTATCGACATAGATGCTAAAAGTCAATTACATATCAGTAAAGATAACTACCTAGATTCTCGTATATCGCTTGAAAATACAGACAACACTATTAATGTTACTTTAAAGCCAACTTCGGTTGAAACTGTTGTTGTATATGCCTCAGCCCTGCATAAAAATAGCTTAGAAATGATTTCACCAGTAAGTGTGCTATCAGGCGATGAGCTAAAAAATAAAGCTAAGCCGACGCTAGGTGAGACACTTAAAGGCATACCTGGCGTTAATGCTAGTTATTTTGGCCCTGTTTCATCAAGTCCGATTATCCGCGGCCTAGGTGGTCCTCGAGTTAAAATTACTCAAAATGGTTTGGATAGCAGCGATGCGTCTCGCATTGGACCTGATCACGCTACATCAAGTGACAGTCTAGCGGCAGAGCAAATTGAAGTGTTACGTGGCCCAAGCACCCTACTTTATGGCTCTGGTGCTATTGGCGGTGTAGTGAATGTGGTTGATAACCGTATTCCAACCAATAACATTGACTCTTTATCTGGGGCAGCACAATACACGCACGATACAGTTTCAAATGCGAATACATTCGCAGCAAAACTAGAAACTGGCAGCGATAACTTTAATTTCCATTTTGATGGTACTAAACGCAGCGGTGATGATTACCAAACACCTCGTTTTAATTTACCGGATGAACATGAAGAAGGTGAAGTACATGTTGAAGGCGATGAAGAAACAGCTACTTCAGTTGAAAATACCTTTATAGACAGTGAAACAGTTAATTTTGGTACTAGCTATGTGGGTGAGCATTTAACCGTTGGATTTTCATACGGTAATATCGAAACAGACTATGGTATTCCAGGCCATTCACATGCTCATAATGAACACGATCATACACATGAAGAAGCAGGCGAGCATGAAGAACACGAAGGTGAAGAACATGCAGAAACACCTGTTTATGCTCATTTAGAACAAGACCGTTGGCAGGGGCTGGTAAGTTATGCATTTCATGATAACTGGATTGAGTCAATCAACCTACGTGTTGGTTACACAGACTATACCCATAGTGAAATTGAAGACGGCGCTATTGGCACCACTTTTAGTAATGAAACCACTGAAGCACGTTTAAACGTAGAGCATCAATTAAGCCAATGGCATGGCATGATTGGCTATCACTATAGTGAGTCTGATTATGACGCGATTGGTGAAGAAGCGTTTACACCTGCAAGTATCACGACGACTCATGCGCTATATTTACTTGAAGAACGCAAGTTTGGTGACGTCACCGTAGAACTTGGCGCCCGTTTAGAAGATTATGAGATAAAAAGTGATGTGGATACACATCAGCATAGCCATGATGACGAACCTGCATCAGCAGATGAAACTGTTAACTACACCCAAAGCTTTACTAATCTAAGTGCCTCAGCAGGTGCAATTTGGGAGTATATGCCAAGTCACAACCTAGCCGTTAGTTTGTCACATTCAGAGCGTGCACCACTTTCAGCGGAGCTACTCTCTAATGGTGTGCATATTGCTACTGGGACTTACGAACTTGGTTTGGGTTACCATATTGAAGGTAACGAAGCGCATTTTGAGCCTGAAGAAATTAAACAAGAAACATCAACTAATCTAGATATTAGTTTACGTCGCTTTAGTGGAGACTTTGGTTACACTGTCAACTTCTTCTATAACGACATTAAAAACTTTTATTATCAGCAAAACACAGGATTAGTGTTTGATGAAATGGATGGTTTTGAACCTGCTGCCATTGGTCACAGTGACGCAATTGATGTTTATCAGTTCACAAGTAAAGATGCTGAGCTGTATGGTTTTGAATTTGATGTACATTATCAAATAAACCCCAGCGCCATGGTAAAAGTATTTGGTGATTCTACTCGCGCCAAACTAAAAGATAATGAAGGAAATTTACCACGCATTCCTGCTAATAAATTGGGTTCAGAACTGCAATACACCCTAGGTAGCGCACAATTTACCTTAACAGGAACACATTATTTTGAGCAAAATGATATTAGTGCATACGAAACAGCAACAGATGGCTATACATTGATTGATTTACAAGCCAATTATCAGCTTGATTTAGGTACCGTTGACACACAGCTTTACCTAAGTGTTGATAACATTACTGATGAACTTGGTTTTGTACACAGCTCGTTTATTAAAGACACCGCGCCACTTCCTGGCCGTAACTTCCAATTTGGAGTAAGAGGCTACTTTTAA
- a CDS encoding FKBP-type peptidyl-prolyl cis-trans isomerase has protein sequence MSDNFTTDAEKASYGIGLQMGEQLKANPFEGLNLNSVFEGMKDAYAGSAFQVEIPEIQAAFEKINEEIQARREEEAKVLAAEGIAFLEENAKRPEITVTESGLQYEVLATGEGEKPTAESTVRVDYHGTLVNGTVFDSSYERGQPAEFPVGGVIKGWTEALQMMPVGTKWRLYVPHELAYGERGAGAAIAPYSTLVFDVELHAIL, from the coding sequence ATGTCAGATAATTTTACTACAGATGCTGAAAAAGCAAGTTACGGTATTGGCTTACAAATGGGTGAGCAACTTAAGGCTAATCCTTTTGAAGGTTTAAACTTAAATTCAGTATTTGAAGGCATGAAAGATGCGTATGCAGGCAGTGCTTTTCAAGTTGAGATCCCTGAGATCCAAGCTGCATTTGAAAAAATTAACGAAGAGATCCAAGCTCGTCGTGAAGAAGAAGCTAAAGTACTCGCTGCTGAAGGAATTGCATTTTTAGAAGAAAACGCAAAACGTCCTGAAATTACAGTAACTGAGTCAGGTCTTCAGTACGAAGTACTTGCAACAGGTGAAGGCGAGAAGCCAACTGCTGAGTCTACAGTACGTGTTGATTACCACGGTACTTTAGTAAACGGTACTGTTTTTGACAGCTCATACGAGCGCGGTCAACCTGCTGAATTCCCAGTGGGCGGCGTGATCAAAGGTTGGACTGAAGCATTACAAATGATGCCAGTAGGTACTAAGTGGCGCTTATACGTTCCTCATGAGCTTGCTTATGGTGAACGTGGTGCCGGTGCAGCAATCGCACCTTACTCAACACTTGTATTCGACGTTGAGTTACACGCAATTCTTTAA
- a CDS encoding NAD(P)H nitroreductase, whose product MDAIELLLTRQSDAKLTAPGPNEEQLNIIQQAGLRVPDHGCIAPWQYIIVQGDARHKLGEIYYQSAIAEQQAEKVINRAKELPLRAPMIIIAIAKYQPHPKVPRIEQVQSAGCGVLAMQQAAFAQGVGGIWRTGYFAQSPSVKQALNLNDDDEIVGYLYLGTPVIECKKSPRHKPENYFSFL is encoded by the coding sequence ATGGATGCTATTGAGCTTTTACTCACTCGCCAATCTGATGCAAAATTGACAGCGCCAGGGCCTAATGAAGAGCAGTTAAACATTATTCAGCAGGCTGGGTTGAGAGTGCCCGATCATGGCTGTATTGCACCGTGGCAATATATTATTGTTCAAGGTGATGCGCGTCATAAGTTAGGTGAAATTTATTATCAAAGCGCTATAGCAGAGCAGCAGGCTGAAAAAGTAATTAATCGCGCTAAGGAGTTACCGCTTAGAGCACCCATGATTATTATTGCGATTGCAAAATATCAACCACACCCAAAAGTTCCTAGAATTGAACAAGTACAAAGCGCAGGTTGTGGCGTATTGGCAATGCAACAAGCCGCATTCGCTCAGGGGGTAGGCGGTATTTGGCGTACGGGTTACTTTGCACAAAGCCCCAGTGTTAAACAGGCGCTTAACTTAAATGATGATGATGAAATAGTCGGTTATTTATATTTAGGGACGCCGGTAATTGAATGCAAAAAGTCACCAAGGCACAAACCAGAAAATTATTTTAGTTTTTTGTAG
- a CDS encoding DoxX family protein, giving the protein MIKLITLYDNIIGKLSLLDGLPALLFRLILAPVMIIAGYNKLAISGDTNGFFNQFLASDDVVQWFGNSDWGLGLPFPDLLAFLAGWSEFLGGWFLLIGLFTRLVSIPLMFTMVVAATTVHWHNGWFAIAPTNPQTSAAQVLDWLSVPGAKESLENSKEVQVRIGKIRSLVEEYGFEDYLYEKGKPSILNNGIEFSAIYFAMLLSLFFTGGGRFVSLDYWFKRGAYINSY; this is encoded by the coding sequence ATGATTAAATTAATTACACTTTACGACAATATTATAGGTAAATTATCTTTATTGGATGGTTTGCCTGCTTTGCTTTTTCGCTTGATTTTAGCGCCTGTAATGATTATTGCAGGCTATAACAAACTCGCAATAAGTGGCGATACTAATGGTTTTTTTAACCAGTTTTTAGCCTCTGATGATGTCGTTCAGTGGTTTGGCAATAGTGACTGGGGATTAGGATTACCGTTTCCTGATTTGCTTGCTTTTTTAGCCGGTTGGAGTGAGTTTTTAGGAGGTTGGTTTTTACTTATTGGTTTATTTACGCGCTTAGTGAGTATTCCACTTATGTTTACAATGGTGGTAGCAGCAACAACAGTACACTGGCATAACGGCTGGTTTGCTATAGCGCCAACAAATCCACAAACAAGTGCCGCCCAAGTACTTGATTGGCTATCAGTTCCTGGTGCCAAAGAAAGCCTTGAAAATTCAAAAGAAGTACAAGTCCGCATAGGTAAAATTCGCAGCTTAGTTGAAGAATATGGCTTTGAAGATTACCTATACGAAAAAGGTAAACCATCAATACTAAATAACGGCATCGAATTTTCTGCTATTTATTTTGCTATGTTACTTAGCTTATTCTTTACCGGAGGTGGGCGTTTTGTAAGCCTAGATTATTGGTTTAAACGCGGTGCCTACATCAATAGTTACTAG